Proteins from a genomic interval of Kitasatospora kifunensis:
- a CDS encoding FxLYD domain-containing protein, producing the protein MTAGAIAGLAACSSSSKTSSGGSATTTAPTIPSAPSTPFSPATASFSGSAPAAVASLASSAKAVASEAIASASAAAASFEASVSAAGAKAQASASAALATVQGGGNAVGDITLTGVPKGTTGGLNAVIVNITNSTSSAANYAVRIEFFDASGNKVDSTVVGAEHLAAGQKAQPVAFSRKDTDVALTAKVATAWRY; encoded by the coding sequence GTGACGGCCGGTGCCATCGCCGGTCTGGCGGCGTGCAGCAGCTCCAGCAAGACCTCGTCCGGCGGCAGCGCCACCACCACCGCACCGACCATCCCGTCCGCACCGTCCACCCCGTTCTCCCCGGCGACGGCCTCCTTCTCCGGCTCCGCGCCCGCCGCGGTGGCCTCGCTCGCCTCCTCCGCGAAGGCGGTGGCGTCGGAGGCAATCGCCTCGGCCTCGGCGGCGGCAGCCTCCTTCGAGGCCTCGGTCTCCGCCGCCGGTGCCAAGGCGCAGGCCTCGGCCTCGGCCGCGCTGGCCACCGTGCAGGGCGGCGGCAACGCCGTGGGCGACATCACGCTGACCGGCGTACCCAAGGGCACCACGGGCGGGCTGAACGCGGTGATCGTGAACATCACCAACAGCACCTCCAGCGCGGCGAACTACGCGGTGCGGATCGAGTTCTTCGACGCCTCGGGCAACAAGGTGGACAGCACGGTGGTGGGCGCCGAACACCTGGCCGCCGGGCAGAAGGCCCAGCCGGTGGCGTTCAGCAGGAAGGACACGGACGTCGCCCTGACGGCGAAGGTCGCCACGGCGTGGCGCTACTGA
- a CDS encoding ASCH domain-containing protein, with translation MPDQERVIHIRQPYFDLIQAGTKTIEVRVGYPGMRKIQTGETLVFTSGDTTCRTKVVKVSEYSSFEEMLDTEDNHAIGSEGMTRDELLAVCRDIYPPEKEKLGVLAIHIELVRP, from the coding sequence ATGCCCGACCAGGAGCGCGTCATCCACATCCGCCAGCCGTACTTCGACCTCATCCAGGCCGGCACCAAGACCATCGAGGTTCGAGTCGGCTATCCCGGCATGCGGAAGATCCAGACGGGCGAGACCCTCGTTTTCACCTCCGGGGATACCACCTGCCGCACCAAGGTGGTCAAGGTGTCCGAGTACTCGTCCTTCGAAGAGATGCTCGACACGGAGGACAATCACGCGATCGGCAGCGAAGGCATGACCCGCGATGAACTGCTCGCAGTCTGCCGCGACATCTACCCGCCCGAGAAGGAGAAGCTTGGTGTCCTCGCGATCCACATCGAACTCGTGCGGCCCTGA
- a CDS encoding ATP-binding protein, with translation MPETLDRTPSPTGQSHRWLLRSPHSPGVARSTLREFLRSVQDGERFTENAELVVSELVTNALVHATRPGKRIKLGLEADGEVLLIWVEDSSPNAPQPRLCTEGESGRGLLLVEALSLKWGWGPREGISKRVWSCIEPGPVVS, from the coding sequence ATGCCCGAAACGCTCGACAGAACGCCCTCACCCACCGGGCAGAGCCACCGCTGGCTGCTGCGCAGCCCCCACTCCCCGGGGGTAGCCCGCAGCACGCTGCGCGAGTTCCTGCGGAGTGTGCAAGATGGCGAACGTTTCACGGAGAATGCCGAGTTGGTGGTCAGTGAGCTGGTCACCAACGCCCTGGTACACGCGACTCGACCCGGCAAGCGGATCAAGCTGGGTCTCGAAGCCGACGGCGAGGTACTGCTGATCTGGGTCGAGGACTCTTCCCCCAACGCGCCGCAGCCGCGCCTCTGCACCGAGGGCGAGTCCGGGCGCGGGCTCCTGCTGGTCGAAGCGCTCTCCCTGAAATGGGGTTGGGGGCCGCGCGAAGGTATCAGCAAGCGCGTCTGGTCCTGCATCGAGCCCGGACCGGTGGTGTCGTAG
- a CDS encoding helix-turn-helix domain-containing protein translates to MDSPTVLRRRLGSELRRLRERAGLQAKETAGALGFSPAKVSRIESGRITLKETDVRALLELYGVTDETDLRQFISLARQSTQRGWWHDYGDALPEWFQTYVGLEGDASRIRAYETELIPGILQIPDYARAMFRISPSAQPEDEIERRVKFRMQRQEIFHRPDPPAVHAILSEAAFRRPVGGPDVMSAQVQNLVELAERPHITIQVLPFTAGTHPSMSMAFHILSFSDVPGDIVYVEALTSSLYIEKESDIARHELVFEQLVASAMTPGQSVSWMHELAMEGYGHGG, encoded by the coding sequence ATGGACAGTCCGACCGTGCTTCGGCGTAGGCTCGGCTCCGAGCTGCGCCGACTGCGCGAGCGGGCAGGGCTCCAGGCCAAGGAAACTGCCGGCGCCCTTGGGTTCAGCCCGGCCAAGGTCTCAAGGATCGAGTCGGGCCGCATCACGCTGAAGGAAACAGATGTCCGCGCCCTGCTGGAGCTCTACGGCGTCACAGATGAGACGGATCTGCGGCAGTTCATTTCGCTCGCCCGACAGAGCACACAGCGTGGCTGGTGGCACGATTACGGGGACGCCCTACCCGAGTGGTTCCAGACCTACGTTGGCCTTGAAGGAGACGCATCGCGCATCCGAGCCTACGAGACCGAGCTGATCCCAGGGATCCTGCAAATCCCGGACTATGCGCGCGCCATGTTCCGCATCTCGCCGTCGGCACAACCGGAGGACGAGATAGAGCGCCGAGTTAAATTCCGCATGCAGCGGCAAGAGATTTTTCATCGCCCGGACCCGCCAGCGGTCCACGCGATCCTCAGCGAGGCAGCCTTCAGGCGCCCGGTAGGCGGCCCGGATGTCATGAGCGCCCAGGTTCAGAACCTTGTTGAGCTGGCCGAACGCCCACACATCACGATCCAGGTCCTCCCGTTCACTGCCGGGACGCATCCCTCGATGAGCATGGCTTTCCATATTCTTTCTTTCTCGGACGTGCCGGGCGATATCGTCTACGTTGAAGCATTGACGAGCAGCCTGTACATCGAGAAAGAGTCGGACATCGCACGCCATGAGCTCGTTTTTGAGCAACTGGTAGCGTCTGCGATGACCCCGGGGCAATCCGTCTCCTGGATGCATGAGCTAGCAATGGAAGGGTACGGACATGGCGGCTGA
- a CDS encoding DUF397 domain-containing protein: MTWRKSSFSGSEGGNCVEVADGITDAVPVRDSKDPHGPALVFRADAWRAFVTGLRAGDFPASS, translated from the coding sequence ATGACGTGGCGCAAAAGCAGCTTCAGCGGCAGCGAGGGTGGCAACTGCGTTGAAGTAGCTGACGGCATCACTGACGCCGTGCCGGTACGGGACAGCAAGGACCCGCACGGGCCCGCGCTGGTCTTCCGGGCCGACGCATGGCGAGCGTTCGTGACCGGGCTGCGCGCAGGAGACTTCCCCGCCAGCTCCTGA
- a CDS encoding AAA family ATPase, translated as MVTVLVNGLPGAGKTTLAQALARELKLPLFSKDAVKETLADTLGTQLAIGTTAHEWSNALGSAAAETLWTLLAFAPDGAVLESPWLAHVRQFAIAGLARAGVKEVQEVWCDAPLEVARHRFAERAASRHPIHLDDQQQAEERWELWSRMARPLGLGPVHHVDTTRPVDIPQLAKQIIEAAGEGRPCT; from the coding sequence ATGGTGACCGTACTGGTGAACGGACTCCCCGGGGCCGGGAAGACGACTCTCGCTCAGGCCCTGGCACGGGAGTTGAAGCTGCCGCTGTTCAGCAAGGACGCGGTCAAGGAGACACTGGCCGACACCCTCGGGACGCAACTCGCGATCGGTACCACCGCACATGAGTGGAGCAACGCCCTGGGGAGCGCCGCCGCTGAGACGTTGTGGACGCTGTTGGCGTTCGCACCCGACGGTGCCGTGCTGGAGAGCCCGTGGCTGGCCCACGTGCGTCAGTTCGCGATCGCCGGTCTCGCCCGGGCCGGCGTGAAGGAGGTCCAGGAGGTCTGGTGCGACGCACCGTTGGAGGTCGCGCGGCACCGGTTCGCCGAGCGGGCCGCGAGCCGGCACCCCATACACCTCGATGACCAACAGCAGGCCGAGGAGCGATGGGAGTTGTGGAGCAGGATGGCCCGACCACTGGGCCTCGGGCCGGTGCATCATGTTGACACGACCCGACCGGTGGACATCCCTCAGCTCGCGAAGCAGATCATCGAAGCAGCTGGCGAGGGCCGCCCATGCACTTGA
- a CDS encoding RibD family protein, translating to MADRPFVLLSVATSVDGYIDDTSPQRLLLSNAEDFDRVDQVRAESDAILIGGNTLRRDNPRLP from the coding sequence ATGGCCGACCGTCCCTTCGTCCTGTTGAGCGTTGCCACCTCGGTGGACGGCTACATCGACGACACCTCGCCCCAGCGCCTGCTGCTGTCGAACGCCGAGGACTTCGACCGGGTCGACCAGGTGCGCGCGGAGTCGGACGCCATCCTCATCGGCGGCAACACCTTGCGCAGGGACAACCCGCGCCTGCCCTGA
- a CDS encoding RibD family protein, giving the protein MDFKAMLEDLATRGVKRLMVEGGGQLHTQFLSQGLADEVHLAVAPLLVGEAGAPRFVHPAEFPGGSNRRMRLLDARTVGDVVVLRYAPKEYSA; this is encoded by the coding sequence GTGGACTTCAAGGCGATGCTGGAGGACCTCGCCACCCGTGGGGTCAAGCGGCTCATGGTGGAGGGCGGTGGCCAGCTCCACACCCAGTTCCTGTCCCAGGGGCTGGCGGACGAGGTGCATCTCGCGGTGGCACCGCTGCTGGTCGGGGAGGCCGGCGCACCGCGCTTCGTCCACCCGGCCGAGTTCCCCGGCGGCAGCAACCGGCGGATGAGGCTGCTCGACGCCCGGACGGTCGGCGACGTGGTGGTGCTGCGCTACGCTCCGAAGGAGTACTCCGCCTGA